AAGGTGTTGGCCACCTCGCCATAGCCGAACAGGACGCTCTTGATAATGGCCTTTCGATCGACCGCATAGTTCATTGCCTGGCGGATCTTGAGATCGTTATACGGTTCCTTGAGGTGGTTGAACAGGAGAAAATCGATCTTGGTCAGGGGGTTGATTTGCATGTCGATATCCGGATTCGCCTTGAGCTGGGCGATCATGTTGTAGGGGATGAAGTTGGCCACATGGATGTCTTTGTTCATGATGTTGAGGATCCGTGTGTTGCTTTCAGGAATGATCTTCAGGCGGACCGCATCGAGGTAAGGCATCCCCTTGCGCCAGTGGTCCTTGAACCTCTCGAGAACGATCTCATCTCCCCGTCTCCATTCCACGAATTTGAAAGGGCCGGTTCCCACTGGATGGGTTCCAAAATACTCTTCCCCTTTTGCCTCCATGTACTTCTTGGGAACTATGGAAGCGCTGAAAAGAGCCATGGTGGAGAGGAAGGGAACGTACTTCTTTTTCAACGTCACCTCGAAGGTGTAGGGGTCAATGATCCTCGTTCCCTTTATGATTTGGAACATGTCTGAGAAGAAAGAGCGGGGATGTTGATAGAGGCGATCGATGGAGAACTTCACGTCTTCAGCGGTCATGGGTGTCCCGTCATGGAATTTGACCCCTCGCCTGAGGTGGAAAGTGTAGACCAGCCCGTCATCCGACACATCCACACTCTCCGCCAACCCGGGTTCGGTCCCTGTTCCCTCCCGGTTCATTCGAACCAACTGGTCAAACATCAGGAGAATGTCCCAAATGGCGGGGTTATCGATGGGGATGACAGGGTCATAGGTCGTCGGGTCCATGACCTTGCTTACTATCAATGTACCTCCATACCGCGGGCCACCCGCCTGAGCCTGAGGAACAGACCCACGGCAAAAGAGAAAAACAGAAAGAACCACCAAGCACAGAGCGACAATCTTACCTTTGGAATTCGAAATCATCGTCTCCCTCCTTCAGGTTCTGACTTTCCAAGTCGGTACCCCCAGAACCTCCTGATCATCTCCTCATCGCCGGGACATTGATTATTCCGGGTCATGACCGACTCGTTCTTTGATAGCACATGGGGTATTTTGTTGTCAACCTCTTAAGAGGCGTGGAGTTTCCCGGGTTTTCGGCCGGGGATTCTTGCAAGTACGTGACTTCATGATTTTCTTCTGTTTTGGCAGGAGAACACCCTTGTCCCCTCGCTCCTGAGTTCATGCGGTGACCCTATCAAGGCTCGCGGGTGGACAGTTCCTGCCCCTTCCCCACGAACACGACCCACGACTCACGACCACGAACACGACTCACGAACACGAACACGAACACGACTCACGAACACGAACACGAACACGAATCACGACCTTCCCCCTCCCCGCTCACCCTTGATGGGTACCCCACCGCTTCCGCAATGTCGCTCGGAGGCAAGGGTGTTCTCCAAGAGTCAGGAAACCCCGCCTTCAGAGCGGGGATCCGCCCGGTTCTGAGGGGACCTCTGGCTTGAGACGGACCCTGCCGGAGCGGCGGAACTCCCGTCAGGAGTGAAACAGATCCCCATCCCCCAGATGACATCCGTCACCGGTGGTGGAAGAAGTCCCTCCTGATCTTTACCATGGCGGCTTGGAAGTCTCCGACCAACTGGCACGCCCTGACCTCACCCACTTGGCCGAGGAGGTGATAGGCGTCCATGAGGGAGAAGCCGTGAAACCTGTTGAGCCGGTGGATCAGGTCGAAATAGGCGTGTTTGATGTTCTCGGAGAGGGGCTCTCCGAAGTGACACCCTATGGAACCGATGAAGTCTCCTCCGTTGATCTGGGGACAGCCAACATACTCTGCCAGGTCATGGGGGATCACCTCCACTCTCACCTTGACCCTGGCCGAGACCTCTATGGCCACACCCGTTATCTCTCCGTCTCCCTGCACGGCGTGGACGTCACCCATTCCGAGCAAGGCCCCCTCGGTATTGACCGGAAGGACGAGCCTGTTTCCCGTGGTTATTTCTCTGCAGTCCACGTTGCCGAGGTGCTCGGCACCAAACTTGAAACTCCCTATTCTCTCGGCTCTGGGAGAGACCGAGATCGTCCCCACCATGGGTGAGACGGGGATGGCGATCTCCCCCCGGCTGACGGGCAGATAGGCGAGACCGTTTTGAATCCTGCAGATCCTCGTGTCGGGGCCGAGATCATCACCGAGCTGGTAAGCAGAAGAGAGCATTCCCAGTCTGGGGACGTAGGTCGTACAGCCACTGTCGGGCAGATCTATATCCAGTATGTCAATCGCCAGCAAGTCGCCCGGGCGGGCCTCCCTTACGAAGACCGGTCCAGTAATAGGGTTCCACCCTGGAAGCACCTCAAGGCTCTGTGCAAAGGAGGTAAACGTGTCTCCTTCACTCTTGACCATTTCACTGAAACAATCGACCGTTTCAAAGATCACCTCTGTTCCGGAAGGAATCTCCATGGCAGGTTTTACATCCGGACCCACGAAATAGCTCAGCCTTTGTTTGGATATGGTAACCATCGCATGCCACCTCCGGTCTGTTTGGTGTTTCACTTCGATCGACAGAAACCCGGCAAGCCATGGTGTGCATGATGCCACTCCCCCTGAAAAACTGCAACCTTCGGCGCCTCTGACGGTCCGGGTTTCCTGTTCCGGCCTCTGCGCCGGAGGGAGTGGCCGGGTGGTCTCTGGATGTTTCCACCAGAGTCCTGCTCCGCCGTTGTGAGGAGGCGTTGACACCTCAGAGGCTTTCTTCTATACTCCTCTCAGAGCTCGGACAGGCCGGGCCGTGGAGATGTCACAGAAGGGGTCCTGTAAAGAGTCGAGGCCCTCGGTCGGAAGGGCTGTTCGGCCGAAGCCAGGCAGGAAGGGGGGAGGGCGGTGAGATATCTCATAGCCGTTCTGGCGTCCGTGTTTTTGATGGTTCTTTGGCTTG
This genomic interval from Deltaproteobacteria bacterium contains the following:
- a CDS encoding ABC transporter substrate-binding protein, whose translation is MIVSKVMDPTTYDPVIPIDNPAIWDILLMFDQLVRMNREGTGTEPGLAESVDVSDDGLVYTFHLRRGVKFHDGTPMTAEDVKFSIDRLYQHPRSFFSDMFQIIKGTRIIDPYTFEVTLKKKYVPFLSTMALFSASIVPKKYMEAKGEEYFGTHPVGTGPFKFVEWRRGDEIVLERFKDHWRKGMPYLDAVRLKIIPESNTRILNIMNKDIHVANFIPYNMIAQLKANPDIDMQINPLTKIDFLLFNHLKEPYNDLKIRQAMNYAVDRKAIIKSVLFGYGEVANTFLPNMLGLDRSIKGYTYDLEKAKQLMKESSRPNGFKTTLLNIAGSAEYTQRAVILKEQLAKIGIDVNIEMVEEGTWWDRISQLDYEISDAYMTTDIVDPDELLFFACVYGGGSKAYFTSWRNEEFDKLARATQTETDHEKRMKMYSRLQQMQVDDAQLLLLYRSPSRCAVLKTVHNFKVLPTGNYRLEEVWLEE
- a CDS encoding acetamidase/formamidase family protein — encoded protein: MVTISKQRLSYFVGPDVKPAMEIPSGTEVIFETVDCFSEMVKSEGDTFTSFAQSLEVLPGWNPITGPVFVREARPGDLLAIDILDIDLPDSGCTTYVPRLGMLSSAYQLGDDLGPDTRICRIQNGLAYLPVSRGEIAIPVSPMVGTISVSPRAERIGSFKFGAEHLGNVDCREITTGNRLVLPVNTEGALLGMGDVHAVQGDGEITGVAIEVSARVKVRVEVIPHDLAEYVGCPQINGGDFIGSIGCHFGEPLSENIKHAYFDLIHRLNRFHGFSLMDAYHLLGQVGEVRACQLVGDFQAAMVKIRRDFFHHR